Proteins found in one Subtercola endophyticus genomic segment:
- a CDS encoding NAD+ synthase, which translates to MPRLRLALAQTNPIVGDLEGNSRGIVAAVRRARDAGADLVAFGEMALSGYPIEDLASRPSFLAACRRRASALAAELGEAGLGDVVVVVGHPDGPFEPRRFTTSNAPTAIAQNVASVMQNGEVVARYAKHHLPNYSVFDEYRIFIPGDELLVLRMRGVDVALIICEDMWQDGGPVNRVASADAGLLLVINASPYERDKNEVRLPLVTRRAVENDTCVAYVNIVGGQDDLLFDGDSVVVDRSGQIVARAPQFVPHLLVVDLDLEDATEHELPADVALVELAAPTAESAAPAAITSDIAVVPEELEQIWNALVLGLGDYVRKNGFQSVILGLSGGIDSSVVASLAADAIGASKVYGVSMPSRWSSDHSRSDADDLAERIGVHYETQAIADLVTPVEDQLQLDGIAAENLQARIRGIILMGLSNQKGHLVLTTGNKSELAVGYSTIYGDSVGGFAPLKDVPKMLVWELARWRNLFAERRGETPPIPENSISKPPSAELRPDQTDQDSLPEYEVLDALLEEYINGGLGRTELVERGFDAETVDRIVSLVDHSEWKRRQSAIGTKISRTAFGRDRRLPITYRPTDVS; encoded by the coding sequence ATGCCGAGACTTCGCTTAGCGCTGGCCCAAACCAACCCCATTGTCGGAGACCTCGAAGGCAACTCGCGAGGCATCGTCGCCGCGGTGCGGCGCGCACGGGATGCCGGAGCCGACCTCGTAGCGTTCGGTGAGATGGCGCTCTCCGGGTACCCGATCGAAGACCTGGCGTCACGGCCGTCTTTTCTTGCCGCCTGCCGCCGCCGGGCATCCGCTCTGGCCGCGGAGCTCGGTGAGGCGGGGCTCGGCGACGTGGTGGTGGTGGTCGGGCATCCTGACGGCCCGTTCGAGCCGCGCCGGTTCACCACCAGCAACGCACCGACGGCGATCGCCCAGAACGTCGCCAGTGTCATGCAGAACGGCGAAGTGGTGGCTCGGTACGCCAAGCACCACCTGCCGAACTACTCGGTGTTCGATGAGTACCGCATCTTCATTCCCGGTGACGAGCTGCTCGTGCTGCGCATGCGGGGGGTGGATGTTGCGCTCATCATCTGCGAAGACATGTGGCAAGACGGGGGGCCCGTCAACCGGGTGGCGTCGGCCGACGCCGGGCTGCTGCTGGTGATCAACGCCTCGCCGTACGAGCGCGACAAGAACGAGGTGCGGCTGCCGCTGGTGACGCGGCGGGCTGTGGAGAACGACACCTGCGTCGCCTATGTGAACATCGTGGGCGGTCAGGATGATCTGCTCTTCGATGGCGACAGCGTCGTCGTCGACCGGTCGGGCCAGATCGTCGCGCGCGCACCGCAGTTCGTGCCGCATCTGCTCGTGGTCGACCTCGACCTCGAGGATGCCACGGAGCACGAGCTGCCCGCGGATGTCGCGCTGGTGGAGCTTGCCGCGCCCACCGCCGAGAGCGCCGCGCCCGCAGCGATCACTTCGGATATCGCCGTGGTGCCCGAGGAGCTCGAGCAGATCTGGAACGCTCTCGTGCTGGGGCTCGGCGATTACGTGCGTAAGAACGGCTTTCAGTCGGTCATCCTCGGGCTCTCCGGCGGCATCGACTCGTCGGTGGTCGCGTCGCTGGCGGCCGACGCCATCGGGGCGTCGAAGGTGTACGGTGTGTCGATGCCGAGCCGGTGGTCGTCGGATCACTCGCGCTCCGATGCCGATGACCTCGCAGAACGAATCGGGGTGCACTACGAGACGCAAGCCATCGCCGACCTCGTGACTCCCGTCGAAGACCAGCTGCAGCTCGACGGCATCGCGGCCGAGAATCTGCAGGCGCGCATCCGGGGCATCATTCTGATGGGGCTGTCGAACCAGAAGGGCCACCTCGTACTGACGACGGGCAACAAGAGCGAGCTCGCCGTGGGCTACTCGACGATCTACGGAGACTCGGTGGGGGGTTTTGCTCCACTGAAAGACGTTCCGAAGATGCTGGTGTGGGAGCTGGCGCGCTGGCGCAACCTGTTCGCAGAACGCCGTGGGGAAACGCCGCCCATCCCCGAGAACTCGATCTCCAAACCCCCCTCGGCCGAGTTGCGCCCCGACCAGACCGACCAGGATTCGTTGCCCGAATACGAGGTGCTCGACGCTCTGCTCGAGGAGTACATCAACGGCGGACTCGGGCGCACCGAGCTCGTCGAGCGCGGCTTCGATGCCGAGACGGTCGACCGCATCGTCTCGCTCGTGGACCACTCGGAGTGGAAACGCCGCCAGTCGGCGATCGGCACCAAGATCTCCCGCACGGCCTTCGGCCGCGACCGTCGCCTGCCCATCACCTACCGCCCCACCGACGTCAGCTGA
- a CDS encoding SPOR domain-containing protein, producing MSGDPSKQYWYNINTGAVEFGYVSPAPERVGPFETKLEAEHALETLRANSAKWAEEDAAND from the coding sequence ATGTCGGGCGACCCGTCGAAGCAGTACTGGTACAACATCAACACCGGCGCGGTGGAGTTCGGTTACGTGTCACCGGCACCCGAGCGTGTGGGCCCGTTCGAGACCAAGCTCGAGGCCGAGCACGCTCTCGAGACGCTGCGCGCCAACTCGGCGAAGTGGGCCGAAGAAGACGCCGCGAACGACTAG
- a CDS encoding YdeI/OmpD-associated family protein, with protein sequence MAMAIERETLYCSDAATWAEWLAAHHESSPGIRLAIAKKGGDHSSVSYAEAHDEALCYGWIDGQKGSLDEHHFLQNFGPRRPQSLWSKINVDKAEALVAAGRMKAAGLAEIERAKANGRWAAAYAGSKSIAVPDDLSAALAANPDAAAFFATLSATNRYAILFRINNVKRAETRARKIADYVLMLGRHETIYPQKLAD encoded by the coding sequence ATGGCAATGGCGATCGAGCGCGAGACGCTGTATTGCTCCGATGCGGCGACGTGGGCCGAGTGGCTCGCCGCGCACCACGAGTCGTCGCCGGGCATCCGTCTCGCCATCGCCAAGAAGGGCGGCGATCACTCGAGCGTGAGCTACGCCGAAGCCCACGACGAGGCGCTGTGCTACGGCTGGATCGATGGCCAGAAAGGCAGCCTCGACGAGCACCACTTTCTGCAGAACTTCGGCCCCCGCCGCCCGCAGAGCCTCTGGTCGAAGATCAATGTCGACAAGGCCGAGGCGCTCGTCGCAGCCGGTCGCATGAAGGCCGCCGGCCTCGCCGAGATCGAGCGCGCCAAGGCGAATGGCCGCTGGGCCGCGGCCTACGCCGGGTCGAAAAGCATCGCGGTTCCGGATGATCTCTCCGCCGCCCTGGCCGCGAATCCCGACGCCGCCGCCTTCTTCGCGACCCTCTCGGCCACCAACCGCTACGCCATTCTGTTCCGCATCAACAACGTCAAGCGTGCCGAAACCCGCGCACGCAAGATCGCCGACTACGTGCTGATGCTCGGCCGCCACGAAACTATCTACCCCCAGAAGCTGGCCGACTAG
- the map gene encoding type I methionyl aminopeptidase: MPKDSAGHLTPGRVSPLRAVPLTIERPEYVGKREPNESGFGDVYSPARIADIRESSRIAAQALAFVGEHVAPGVTTDELDALGHDFLVAHDAYPSTLGYRGFPKSLCTSVNEVICHGIPDNTVLQGGDIVNVDITAYKNGVHGDTNATFFAGEPSEEVRLLVERTREAMNRGIKAVAPGRQVNVIGRAIESYAKRFGYGVVRDYTGHGVGEVFHSGLIIPHYDSAPRFDDVIEVGMVFTIEPMLTLGAQEWELWADDWTVVTRDRSITAQFEHTLVVTERGAEVLTLPE, encoded by the coding sequence ATGCCAAAGGACTCCGCCGGCCACCTCACCCCGGGCCGGGTCTCCCCGCTGCGGGCCGTGCCGCTCACCATCGAACGGCCCGAATACGTGGGCAAGAGAGAGCCCAACGAATCCGGGTTCGGCGACGTCTACTCCCCCGCTCGCATCGCCGACATCCGCGAGTCGTCGCGCATCGCCGCGCAGGCTCTGGCCTTCGTGGGCGAGCACGTCGCGCCCGGGGTGACCACCGACGAACTGGATGCTCTGGGCCACGACTTTCTCGTCGCCCACGACGCCTACCCGTCCACCCTCGGCTACCGCGGCTTTCCGAAATCGCTGTGCACGAGCGTGAACGAGGTCATCTGCCACGGAATCCCCGACAACACCGTGCTGCAGGGCGGCGACATCGTGAACGTCGACATCACCGCCTACAAGAACGGCGTGCACGGCGACACGAACGCCACGTTTTTCGCGGGCGAGCCGAGCGAGGAGGTGCGGCTGCTGGTCGAGCGCACTCGTGAGGCGATGAACCGCGGCATCAAGGCCGTGGCCCCTGGCCGGCAGGTCAACGTCATCGGGCGCGCCATCGAGTCGTACGCCAAGCGGTTCGGCTACGGAGTCGTGCGCGACTACACCGGTCACGGCGTGGGCGAAGTGTTCCACTCGGGTTTGATCATTCCGCACTACGACTCCGCGCCACGGTTCGACGACGTGATCGAAGTCGGCATGGTGTTCACCATCGAACCGATGCTCACGCTCGGCGCTCAAGAGTGGGAGCTGTGGGCCGATGACTGGACCGTCGTCACCCGCGACCGCTCCATCACCGCGCAGTTCGAGCACACGCTCGTGGTCACCGAGCGTGGCGCCGAGGTACTGACGCTGCCAGAATAG
- the ppgK gene encoding polyphosphate--glucose phosphotransferase, which produces MTDSTEAATTSAAAQQPAGSSSDTKATIAIGIDIGGTGIKGAIVNTETGELLSDRIKFATPEGGKPKDVVDTVDKLLEALKDAPADAPIGIDFPAVVQQGRTMSAANVSKKWIGLEAEKLFEGSLKRDITFVNDADAAGYAEVKFGAAKGKNGLIIMTTLGTGIGTALIYNGVLIPNAELGHIQIDGGDYEKKASYAAKEREELSWTHWAARLQTYYSELENLLWPDLFIVGGGVSKSYEEFLPMVSIRTPLVVATLRNNAGILGAASLAVQPKVLVNVNQLVGEPTPTPK; this is translated from the coding sequence ATGACAGACAGCACCGAGGCCGCCACCACATCCGCCGCAGCGCAGCAGCCCGCCGGGTCGTCGTCAGACACCAAGGCGACCATCGCCATCGGCATCGACATCGGCGGTACCGGCATCAAGGGCGCCATCGTCAACACCGAGACCGGCGAGCTGCTCAGCGACCGCATCAAGTTCGCTACCCCTGAGGGCGGAAAGCCCAAAGACGTGGTCGACACGGTCGACAAGCTGCTCGAAGCGCTGAAAGATGCCCCGGCCGACGCTCCCATCGGCATCGACTTTCCGGCCGTGGTGCAGCAGGGCCGCACCATGTCGGCCGCGAACGTGTCGAAGAAGTGGATCGGCCTCGAGGCCGAAAAGCTCTTCGAAGGCTCGCTGAAGCGCGACATCACCTTCGTGAACGACGCGGATGCCGCCGGTTATGCCGAGGTGAAGTTCGGCGCCGCGAAGGGCAAGAACGGCCTCATCATCATGACCACGCTCGGCACCGGCATCGGCACGGCGCTCATCTACAACGGTGTACTCATTCCGAACGCCGAGCTCGGACACATTCAGATCGACGGCGGCGACTACGAGAAGAAGGCCTCATACGCGGCCAAGGAGCGCGAAGAGCTCAGCTGGACGCACTGGGCCGCTCGCCTGCAGACCTACTACTCCGAGCTCGAGAACCTGCTCTGGCCCGACCTGTTCATCGTGGGCGGCGGCGTGTCGAAGAGCTACGAAGAGTTCTTGCCCATGGTGTCGATTCGCACGCCGCTGGTCGTCGCCACGCTGCGCAACAACGCGGGCATCCTGGGCGCCGCGTCGCTCGCGGTGCAGCCGAAGGTGCTCGTGAACGTGAACCAGCTCGTCGGCGAACCCACTCCGACGCCGAAATAG
- a CDS encoding HNH endonuclease has translation MIYFNHDRAIFNPFCSPVATDDAVSVWVTSEVFTAEPFAADPFAAKCFAGVRFICEDDVVESVPVEELRDVLALAVREVIDGARAIAEAQADQAVRIERVRRARLELRPVDRSAGGTAGTSGTGWSAEAVAEREVVTELAAALHLNEPDARRAVETSSRLTADFPETLDALRRGMISYRHAEKIVQHSFVLADDVLADYERRVLPVAETVSVQRLEREARAAVESAQPTTAIERHLEAAKTRRVYVEPGADGMAYLTHYLPAVEALAIYNRATELARSLKNAGDPRTLTQLRADALTDLMLNGETSIPGATRGIRPHVRLTVPVLTLLGAVPTQIGPQRTAPADLDPTHCDPTYLDPAQLEGFGPIDRLTALELARDAPSLVRVLTDPITGCVLNYGRQRYKPPAELDELVRLAYQECTFPISCTSSAVAELDHTRAWSEGGETSFGNIAPLCSTHHKVKHHTEWKVEQDPGGSGIITWTSPAGFAYRVEPTPIVRPKPRFTEWHPARSADSRAPLVTSNPHGVQTDPPF, from the coding sequence GTGATCTACTTCAATCATGACCGAGCAATATTCAACCCATTTTGTTCGCCGGTCGCGACCGACGACGCTGTGAGCGTCTGGGTGACGTCTGAAGTTTTCACTGCGGAGCCGTTCGCAGCGGATCCTTTCGCTGCGAAGTGTTTCGCTGGTGTCCGGTTCATCTGCGAAGACGACGTCGTCGAGTCGGTGCCCGTCGAAGAGCTGCGCGACGTGCTCGCCTTGGCCGTTCGAGAGGTGATCGACGGCGCGCGCGCAATCGCCGAGGCACAGGCCGACCAGGCGGTTCGAATCGAGCGAGTTCGTCGCGCGCGCCTCGAACTCCGCCCGGTCGACCGTTCGGCCGGTGGCACGGCCGGTACAAGCGGCACGGGATGGTCGGCCGAGGCCGTGGCAGAGCGTGAGGTCGTGACCGAACTCGCCGCCGCCCTCCACCTGAACGAGCCAGATGCTCGCCGGGCTGTCGAGACCAGCTCACGCTTGACCGCAGATTTCCCCGAAACCCTCGACGCGCTCCGGCGGGGCATGATCTCCTATCGTCACGCTGAGAAGATCGTTCAGCACAGCTTTGTGCTGGCAGACGACGTTCTCGCCGACTACGAACGGCGCGTCCTTCCCGTCGCCGAGACGGTCTCGGTGCAACGGCTCGAACGCGAAGCCCGTGCCGCGGTGGAATCGGCCCAGCCAACGACGGCGATCGAGCGCCACCTCGAAGCCGCGAAGACCCGACGGGTGTACGTCGAGCCGGGCGCCGACGGCATGGCGTACCTGACTCACTATCTGCCCGCTGTCGAAGCCCTCGCAATCTACAATCGCGCTACAGAACTCGCCCGATCGCTCAAGAATGCCGGCGATCCACGCACGCTCACCCAGCTGCGGGCCGATGCTCTCACCGACCTCATGCTCAACGGTGAGACCTCGATCCCCGGTGCGACGCGCGGAATCCGGCCCCACGTTCGCCTCACGGTTCCCGTGCTGACGCTTCTCGGTGCGGTGCCCACGCAGATCGGCCCTCAACGCACAGCGCCAGCTGATCTCGACCCGACTCACTGTGATCCGACCTATCTCGACCCGGCCCAGCTCGAGGGTTTCGGCCCGATCGACCGACTTACGGCCCTCGAGCTGGCACGCGATGCGCCATCCCTCGTGCGTGTTCTCACCGATCCCATCACAGGTTGCGTGCTGAATTACGGTCGACAGCGTTACAAACCACCGGCCGAACTCGATGAACTAGTGCGATTGGCTTACCAGGAATGCACTTTTCCGATCAGCTGCACTTCATCAGCTGTCGCCGAGCTCGACCATACTCGCGCGTGGAGCGAAGGCGGTGAAACCTCGTTCGGCAACATCGCGCCGCTGTGTTCCACACATCACAAAGTGAAGCATCACACCGAGTGGAAGGTCGAGCAAGACCCGGGAGGTTCGGGCATCATCACCTGGACCTCTCCCGCTGGCTTCGCCTATCGCGTCGAGCCGACGCCGATCGTTCGGCCGAAGCCGCGGTTCACCGAGTGGCACCCAGCACGATCAGCCGACAGCAGAGCACCGCTTGTGACTTCGAATCCGCACGGTGTGCAGACCGATCCTCCGTTCTGA
- the panB gene encoding 3-methyl-2-oxobutanoate hydroxymethyltransferase encodes MTEQSPRKRVRTRHFQIAKENGTPIVGLTSYDQLSAAIFDAADIDFLLVGDSAGNNVFGNETTLAVTVDQLIPLARAVAGAASRALVVGDMPFGSYEGGPDDALHTAVRFMKEANVHAVKLEGGVRSAPQIRRIVDSGIPVMAHIGFTPQSEHGLGGHIIQGRGEGAEQLLADAHAVEDAGAFAVVLEMVPSSVAKRVTEELRIPTISVGAGPDCDGQLLVWTDFAGFSQGRVPRFVKQYANLTQVLTDAVTAFRADVASGAYPAPEHEFEG; translated from the coding sequence ATGACGGAGCAGTCCCCTCGCAAGCGCGTGAGAACGCGGCACTTTCAAATAGCGAAGGAGAACGGAACACCGATCGTCGGCCTCACCAGCTACGACCAGCTCTCGGCCGCCATCTTCGACGCCGCCGATATCGACTTTCTGCTGGTGGGTGATTCCGCGGGAAACAACGTGTTCGGCAACGAGACCACGCTCGCTGTGACGGTCGATCAGCTCATTCCGCTGGCGCGAGCTGTCGCCGGCGCCGCCTCGCGCGCACTGGTCGTCGGAGATATGCCGTTCGGTTCATATGAGGGCGGCCCCGACGATGCGCTGCACACCGCCGTACGCTTCATGAAAGAGGCGAATGTGCACGCCGTCAAGCTCGAGGGCGGCGTGCGCAGCGCGCCGCAGATCCGGCGCATCGTCGACTCGGGCATCCCGGTGATGGCGCACATCGGCTTCACGCCGCAGAGCGAGCACGGGCTGGGCGGGCACATCATTCAGGGCCGTGGTGAGGGCGCCGAGCAGTTGCTCGCCGACGCGCACGCGGTCGAGGATGCGGGGGCGTTCGCGGTGGTGCTCGAGATGGTGCCGAGTTCCGTTGCGAAACGGGTCACCGAAGAACTGCGCATCCCGACCATCTCGGTGGGCGCCGGGCCCGATTGCGACGGGCAGCTGCTCGTCTGGACCGACTTCGCCGGCTTCTCGCAGGGCCGCGTGCCGCGCTTCGTGAAGCAGTACGCGAACCTCACCCAGGTACTGACCGACGCGGTCACCGCGTTCCGCGCCGATGTGGCGTCAGGTGCGTACCCCGCTCCCGAGCACGAATTCGAAGGATGA
- a CDS encoding SDR family oxidoreductase, which yields MSRNRTAAGARVLITGAGSGMGLLYAERAVAEGAADVVLWDRNADKIEALAERLNAQPGQTRVHPYRIDVSDPESIAGAAERVLAEVGVPDVLINNAGIVRGKYFWQHDTVDDTIETMKINALGPMIVTRAFLPAMIESPRPSRIVNIASAAGMISNPRMSVYAASKWAVIGWSDSVRLELTQQGHGHVKVTTVAPSYISTGMFEGAKGPVMTPIMTPEYVVDRVWRAMLAGKPLLLLPKSVHIAKVAKGLLPTVIWDKMADNVFGLYSTMSDFTGREGKN from the coding sequence ATGAGCCGCAATCGCACGGCCGCCGGGGCACGAGTGCTCATCACCGGTGCGGGCAGCGGCATGGGGCTGCTCTACGCCGAACGAGCGGTGGCCGAAGGCGCCGCAGACGTCGTGCTGTGGGATCGCAACGCCGACAAGATCGAAGCGTTGGCCGAGCGGCTGAACGCACAGCCCGGGCAAACTCGCGTGCATCCGTACCGCATCGACGTGTCTGACCCCGAGAGCATCGCCGGCGCCGCCGAGCGGGTGCTCGCCGAGGTCGGCGTGCCCGACGTACTCATCAACAACGCGGGCATCGTGCGCGGCAAGTACTTCTGGCAGCACGACACCGTCGACGACACCATCGAGACCATGAAGATCAACGCGCTGGGGCCGATGATCGTGACGCGAGCGTTTCTGCCCGCCATGATCGAGAGCCCCCGCCCGAGTCGCATCGTGAACATCGCCTCGGCGGCCGGCATGATCTCGAACCCCCGGATGAGCGTCTACGCCGCCTCGAAGTGGGCCGTCATCGGCTGGAGCGACTCGGTTCGCCTCGAGCTGACGCAGCAGGGCCACGGTCACGTCAAGGTCACCACGGTGGCCCCGAGCTACATCTCGACGGGCATGTTCGAGGGCGCGAAGGGCCCGGTGATGACACCGATCATGACGCCCGAGTACGTGGTCGATCGCGTCTGGAGGGCCATGCTCGCCGGCAAGCCGCTCCTGCTGCTGCCGAAGAGCGTGCACATCGCGAAGGTCGCGAAGGGCCTGCTGCCGACCGTCATCTGGGACAAGATGGCCGACAACGTGTTCGGGCTCTACTCCACCATGAGCGACTTCACCGGCCGAGAGGGCAAGAACTAG